A single genomic interval of Chitinophaga sp. 180180018-3 harbors:
- a CDS encoding DUF4157 domain-containing protein: MARMFPRIMSRQQPFSSEKKEQPFFGPGAAQETQPAFFQPALQRSEAPVKKEEERLQRQETANSAPEPGPALEGRLSKGGGEPLPFRQQEYMGQAMGADFSPVRIHRNAEAADMSRQLQAKAFTHGNDVYFSEGAYNTGTREGQHLLAHELTHVVQQTGAGHIARVPAAPTPLARGNRLAVLGDGTVANPGMTLEEFDRYMRQQADWFAAPTLTAADRTALWQLVDHLNEGPHILAGLGDLRLTDLIAVAAPDWPKLSTFGHGCHQDDTVIILARTTYTLPQRINMGSVMQTLESIIGGVVIKETVAEAQLVDLSLNIPLLTRIAPYWAVFHPHLEQAYTAAAGARDIEFQHIMDLMTDPAGIGPFILLWGNVRNLHRFSRALLLKLVHNFSDFSRSHPVQLILHTGHDAGAFQPSAHLFEDLVVNSPNLVLMLEGANSLADLTARVPAIANAYGQPDGTGHNRLSQVMIAGHGSARSVQMAGTGAPIPGQGHISYPSESLNIDSNLAATQALLDVLLRNMDPARARIIYAGCLVGANAVPAGTPAANIAPYIASHPSLGTFTQQRGAALGVPVQVEAARASVGLSAASSFRDPANNLHINYSFDPDAFGGAAAYIATGHEPEGMMRAAVEDAAVNPVVAANHLRARLGFGVVSDPWWDQCTIAMINTALIGVPVGGPVNIERLNQLADMAEIPFLGGFGTDYHISVAHYVVKVNNEPPAADLYGQISATSLMVAPPNVPKQIGRFMMEQGWLNLGGLRAAPLIAFLTATPTLTVPHIRVHLDPVNIAAASPLLFPAGAPLDAGRIRLALAWLMRDPANLDVKHYLDAQVTNTPAGPALSAPVAAELTTSGITLNEVLNALGRLVPTRPVREGGVTVNRPLANAEIPGRRRNTVRIEPQAYRATVVPGRNWPVYRGPGPAHMNIGVVHPGDVLQVAGFTGNWAAIDFNGRLGFVHHTHITP, encoded by the coding sequence ATGGCAAGGATGTTTCCACGCATAATGAGCCGTCAACAGCCTTTTTCTTCCGAAAAGAAAGAGCAGCCTTTCTTTGGCCCGGGCGCTGCGCAGGAAACCCAACCGGCTTTCTTCCAGCCGGCCCTGCAACGCAGTGAAGCGCCGGTGAAAAAGGAAGAAGAGCGTCTGCAACGCCAGGAAACCGCCAATAGCGCACCGGAGCCAGGCCCCGCGCTCGAGGGCAGGTTGTCGAAGGGAGGAGGAGAACCGTTGCCCTTCCGGCAGCAGGAGTATATGGGGCAGGCCATGGGCGCAGACTTTAGCCCGGTGCGGATACATCGCAATGCAGAAGCAGCCGATATGAGCCGCCAGTTACAGGCAAAAGCTTTCACGCATGGCAACGATGTATATTTCAGTGAAGGCGCTTACAATACAGGTACACGCGAAGGCCAGCACCTGCTGGCCCACGAGCTTACGCATGTGGTGCAACAAACCGGGGCAGGGCATATCGCCCGCGTGCCGGCTGCACCTACGCCCCTGGCCCGTGGTAACCGGTTGGCTGTATTGGGAGATGGAACGGTCGCTAACCCTGGTATGACCCTCGAGGAATTTGACAGGTATATGCGGCAGCAGGCCGATTGGTTTGCTGCGCCTACCTTAACTGCGGCCGACCGCACGGCGCTCTGGCAACTGGTTGATCACCTGAATGAAGGCCCGCATATACTTGCCGGTCTTGGAGACCTGCGGCTGACAGATCTTATCGCTGTAGCAGCGCCAGATTGGCCCAAGCTTTCGACTTTCGGACATGGATGCCACCAGGATGATACGGTCATTATCCTCGCTCGTACTACTTATACCCTGCCACAGCGGATTAACATGGGAAGTGTGATGCAAACCCTCGAAAGTATTATTGGTGGCGTGGTGATCAAAGAAACAGTAGCGGAAGCTCAATTGGTAGACTTATCGCTGAATATCCCACTATTGACCAGAATAGCGCCGTACTGGGCGGTTTTTCACCCACATTTGGAACAGGCGTATACAGCGGCTGCCGGCGCAAGGGATATCGAATTCCAGCATATCATGGACCTGATGACTGATCCGGCAGGTATCGGGCCATTCATACTTTTGTGGGGCAATGTGCGTAACCTGCACCGTTTTAGCAGGGCATTGCTGTTAAAACTGGTGCATAATTTTAGCGACTTCAGCAGAAGCCATCCGGTACAGTTGATATTGCATACCGGGCATGATGCTGGCGCTTTCCAGCCTAGTGCGCATTTGTTTGAAGATCTGGTCGTGAATTCTCCTAACCTGGTACTCATGCTCGAAGGTGCCAATAGTCTGGCAGATCTCACGGCACGCGTGCCAGCCATTGCCAATGCTTATGGCCAGCCGGATGGTACCGGGCATAATCGATTGTCACAGGTGATGATAGCCGGCCATGGTTCTGCCAGGAGCGTGCAAATGGCCGGTACTGGCGCTCCCATACCCGGCCAGGGACATATCAGCTATCCCAGCGAAAGCCTGAACATTGACAGTAATTTGGCTGCTACCCAGGCTTTGTTAGATGTATTGCTACGGAATATGGACCCGGCCAGAGCCCGCATTATTTACGCTGGTTGCCTGGTAGGGGCCAACGCAGTACCAGCAGGAACCCCGGCGGCAAATATCGCTCCCTATATAGCTTCACACCCCAGCCTGGGAACATTCACACAGCAGCGGGGAGCTGCATTGGGTGTACCAGTGCAGGTAGAAGCGGCCAGAGCTTCTGTGGGGCTCTCTGCGGCATCGTCTTTCAGAGATCCCGCCAATAATCTGCATATCAATTATAGTTTCGATCCGGATGCGTTTGGCGGAGCGGCGGCCTATATTGCTACTGGTCATGAACCGGAGGGAATGATGCGGGCGGCAGTAGAAGATGCTGCCGTAAATCCTGTCGTTGCAGCTAATCATCTGAGGGCGCGACTTGGGTTCGGAGTAGTCTCCGATCCCTGGTGGGATCAATGTACGATCGCAATGATCAATACTGCATTGATAGGCGTACCTGTTGGCGGCCCGGTGAATATTGAACGGTTGAACCAGCTGGCAGATATGGCAGAAATACCTTTTCTGGGTGGTTTTGGAACGGATTATCACATTTCAGTAGCCCATTACGTGGTCAAGGTCAACAATGAGCCCCCCGCTGCGGATCTGTATGGACAGATAAGCGCGACATCGCTGATGGTAGCGCCACCCAACGTACCAAAGCAGATTGGGCGTTTCATGATGGAGCAGGGATGGCTGAACCTGGGAGGCCTGAGGGCCGCGCCATTGATAGCTTTTCTGACCGCCACTCCCACACTAACGGTACCGCATATACGTGTACACCTCGATCCTGTGAATATTGCAGCCGCGTCGCCGCTGCTATTTCCGGCAGGTGCACCACTCGATGCAGGCAGGATCCGTTTGGCCCTTGCCTGGTTAATGAGGGACCCCGCCAATCTCGATGTGAAACATTATCTCGATGCGCAGGTGACCAATACGCCGGCAGGGCCCGCACTTTCTGCGCCCGTGGCGGCAGAGCTGACTACTTCCGGAATCACCCTGAACGAGGTGTTGAATGCCCTCGGACGCCTGGTACCTACAAGGCCGGTAAGGGAAGGCGGGGTAACGGTAAACCGGCCATTGGCCAATGCGGAAATACCAGGCAGGAGAAGGAATACGGTACGCATAGAACCGCAGGCTTATCGTGCTACAGTGGTGCCAGGCCGTAACTGGCCGGTATACCGTGGTCCAGGGCCTGCCCATATGAATATTGGCGTAGTGCATCCCGGAGATGTACTGCAGGTGGCCGGCTTTACCGGCAATTGGGCAGCAATAGACTTTAACGGAAGATTGGGTTTTGTGCATCATACTCACATTACCCCCTGA